Below is a genomic region from Streptococcus salivarius.
AGGGCTTTACCATATCAATGATGTAGAGAAGTACAAAGGTTGTAGCCTCAAGATTGCTGAGGAAAATCTAACAGACCTTGATGATGGGGAATTTTACTATCATGAAATCATTGGACTTGATGTTTATGAAGGTGATACTTTGATTGGTCAGGTCAAAGAGATTCTCCAACCGGGTGCTAATGATGTTTGGGTAGTAAAACGTAAAGGCAAGAAAGATTTGCTCTTGCCATATATCCCACCTGTAGTTCTTGATGTTGATGTTGCAG
It encodes:
- the rimM gene encoding ribosome maturation factor RimM (Essential for efficient processing of 16S rRNA), with translation MTYYNVGKIVNTQGLQGELRVLSVTDFADERFKKKSVLALFDDKDNYIMDVEIASHRKHKNFDIVKFKGLYHINDVEKYKGCSLKIAEENLTDLDDGEFYYHEIIGLDVYEGDTLIGQVKEILQPGANDVWVVKRKGKKDLLLPYIPPVVLDVDVAAGRIEVELMEGLDDED